One Deinococcus grandis DNA window includes the following coding sequences:
- a CDS encoding class I SAM-dependent RNA methyltransferase, with protein MSDALLTLEIEKLVAGGLGLARDESGVVLVRGALPGEQVTARVRSGKGVRQGVTVEVLRRSPDRVDGPDLPTADLAHASYEAQLGFKRAFVEEALSRIAKVRHGVAATVPSPQEWGYRNTAQYLVTPQGLAYRERRGSDPLVVRADPLVMPQIQAVLDRIDPERLDPATEVAFRASRLTGEVVAAVIGAGEPKAFLRASDHLMEAGVVGVSLAQPAGRRFSAGVRLIAGEGEITEQFGEVQVRVSATGFAQVNPEAAGLAYRRATQLAGEGEHAVDLYGGAGAIGRHLAKHFRRVTVLDSSAEALARGRQDVANTGEGNVTFRNGDAARFSELGTDVIVVDPPRAGLEEAARDHIHASTADRLVYVSCDPATWARDVGDLVRRGWKLGEVVPHDFYPQTSHVEIVSVLNR; from the coding sequence ATGTCGGACGCACTGCTTACGCTGGAAATCGAGAAACTTGTAGCCGGGGGGCTGGGGCTGGCCCGGGACGAGTCCGGCGTGGTGCTGGTCCGGGGGGCGCTGCCGGGTGAGCAGGTCACGGCGCGGGTGCGCAGCGGGAAGGGCGTGCGTCAGGGCGTGACGGTGGAGGTGCTGCGCCGCAGCCCGGACCGCGTGGACGGCCCGGACCTGCCCACGGCGGATCTGGCGCACGCGAGTTACGAGGCGCAGCTGGGCTTCAAGCGGGCGTTCGTGGAGGAGGCCCTGAGCCGCATCGCGAAGGTGCGGCACGGGGTGGCGGCGACGGTGCCCAGCCCGCAGGAGTGGGGCTACCGGAACACTGCGCAGTACCTCGTGACGCCGCAGGGTCTGGCGTACCGTGAGCGGCGCGGCAGTGATCCGCTGGTGGTGCGCGCAGACCCGCTGGTGATGCCGCAGATTCAGGCGGTGCTGGACCGCATTGACCCGGAGCGGCTGGACCCGGCGACCGAGGTGGCATTCCGCGCCAGCCGCCTGACGGGCGAGGTCGTGGCGGCGGTGATCGGCGCGGGGGAACCGAAGGCGTTCCTGCGGGCCAGCGATCACCTGATGGAGGCCGGGGTGGTGGGCGTGAGTCTGGCGCAGCCGGCGGGTCGGCGCTTCAGTGCGGGCGTGCGCCTGATCGCGGGTGAGGGCGAGATCACCGAGCAGTTCGGGGAGGTGCAGGTGCGGGTGTCCGCGACGGGCTTCGCGCAGGTGAACCCGGAGGCGGCGGGTCTCGCGTACCGCCGGGCGACGCAGCTGGCCGGTGAGGGCGAGCACGCGGTGGACCTGTACGGCGGGGCGGGCGCGATCGGTCGTCACCTCGCGAAGCACTTCCGGCGGGTGACGGTGCTGGATTCGTCGGCGGAGGCGCTGGCGCGTGGGCGGCAGGACGTGGCGAACACCGGCGAGGGGAACGTGACGTTCCGCAACGGGGACGCGGCGCGCTTCAGTGAGCTGGGCACGGACGTGATCGTGGTGGACCCGCCTCGGGCGGGGCTGGAGGAGGCGGCGCGGGATCACATTCACGCGAGCACGGCGGACCGGCTGGTGTACGTGTCGTGCGATCCGGCGACGTGGGCGCGGGACGTCGGGGATCTGGTGCGGCGCGGCTGGAAGCTGGGCGAGGTGGTCCCGCACGACTTCTACCCGCAGACGAGTCACGTGGAGATCGTGAGCGTCCTGAACCGCTGA
- a CDS encoding winged helix-turn-helix domain-containing protein yields MSEPTQLESLRVTDEPAARALRQDTHLLGLFLSPASPSDVAARAGMPANLVDHHARRLAGLGLLFEQRREAGHVYYQLRARTFRVASDLLPPQDSDGNGRGDLRDLTDGFLAAYERCWAVMRDGEEDVVGFGNEEHPTEPLDDVTDPIHVPFPAHLDRLTLRLTPERYARLARDLSDVLTRAAAEGHSETGDSCTLAVLAFSDPAQPAGTLSLSRNLNTFLGLNPAP; encoded by the coding sequence ATGTCCGAACCCACCCAGCTGGAGAGCCTGCGCGTCACCGACGAACCCGCCGCCCGCGCCCTGCGGCAGGACACCCATCTGCTGGGTTTGTTCCTGAGTCCCGCCTCGCCCAGTGACGTGGCGGCCCGCGCCGGGATGCCCGCGAATCTCGTGGATCACCACGCGCGGCGACTGGCGGGCCTGGGCCTGCTGTTCGAGCAGCGGCGCGAGGCCGGACACGTGTACTACCAGCTGCGCGCCCGCACCTTCCGGGTAGCCAGCGACCTGCTGCCCCCGCAGGACTCGGACGGCAACGGACGGGGCGACCTGCGTGACCTCACGGACGGGTTCCTGGCGGCGTACGAGCGCTGCTGGGCCGTCATGCGTGACGGCGAGGAGGACGTGGTCGGCTTCGGGAACGAGGAGCATCCTACCGAGCCCCTGGACGACGTGACCGACCCCATCCACGTGCCCTTCCCCGCCCACCTCGACCGCCTGACGCTGCGCCTCACCCCGGAACGGTACGCGCGGCTGGCCCGCGACCTGAGTGACGTCCTGACCCGCGCCGCCGCCGAGGGCCACAGCGAGACGGGAGACTCCTGCACGCTGGCCGTGCTGGCTTTCAGCGACCCCGCGCAGCCCGCTGGAACCCTCTCCCTATCCCGCAACCTGAATACCTTCCTGGGCCTGAATCCGGCGCCGTGA
- a CDS encoding HepT-like ribonuclease domain-containing protein — translation MPAAEPLFPDLRLPTIAGALREARPLWEALGVARVRVFGSVARGEAGPDSDIDILIDFRPGPARGLLDLMRVRDVFEGVLNRRVDVMTPGALRPPLRGEILADAVDVLAVPEPAPRSHRPKRWRWRVFDLLAAIDRIVAFTDRHSLTTFERDEVVRDAVLHNLTRLGETTKFIPQSVQDTHPEVPWVLLRDIRNTVAHDYFGIEPGLVWHTARVDLPALRPALQALADGHEDTPGG, via the coding sequence ATGCCCGCCGCCGAGCCGCTGTTCCCGGACCTGCGCCTGCCGACCATCGCGGGGGCGCTGCGGGAGGCGCGGCCGCTGTGGGAGGCGCTGGGCGTGGCGCGCGTGCGGGTGTTCGGGTCGGTGGCGCGCGGCGAGGCCGGGCCGGACAGTGACATCGACATCCTGATCGACTTCCGGCCCGGTCCGGCGCGGGGTCTGCTGGACCTGATGCGGGTGCGGGACGTGTTCGAGGGGGTCCTGAACCGCCGGGTGGACGTGATGACCCCCGGGGCGCTGCGCCCGCCGCTGCGCGGGGAGATCCTCGCGGACGCGGTGGACGTCCTGGCGGTGCCGGAGCCCGCGCCCCGCTCGCACCGCCCGAAGCGCTGGCGCTGGCGGGTATTCGACCTGCTGGCGGCCATCGACCGGATCGTGGCGTTCACGGACCGGCACTCCCTGACGACCTTCGAGCGGGACGAGGTGGTGCGGGACGCCGTGCTGCACAACCTGACGCGGCTGGGCGAGACGACGAAGTTCATCCCGCAGAGCGTGCAGGACACCCACCCCGAGGTGCCCTGGGTGCTGCTGCGCGACATCCGGAACACGGTCGCGCACGACTACTTCGGGATCGAGCCTGGACTGGTCTGGCACACGGCGCGCGTGGACCTCCCGGCGCTGCGGCCCGCGCTGCAGGCCCTGGCGGACGGGCACGAAGACACGCCCGGCGGGTGA
- a CDS encoding 4'-phosphopantetheinyl transferase superfamily protein codes for MIVAVGHDLIEISRIRRMLEREGRRAEKLFAPTELEYCARLTDPAPSLAARFAAKEAFQKVWPRPHGWRDVWVQRDRTPDGPFPFAPPVLGFAPHIAAELAERGWVAHLTLTHTKEHASAVVILEAR; via the coding sequence ATGATCGTCGCCGTGGGGCATGACCTGATCGAGATCAGCCGCATCCGGCGCATGCTCGAGCGTGAAGGCAGACGCGCCGAGAAGCTCTTCGCGCCCACCGAACTCGAGTACTGCGCGCGCCTGACCGACCCCGCACCCAGCCTCGCCGCGCGCTTCGCCGCCAAGGAAGCCTTCCAGAAGGTCTGGCCGCGCCCGCACGGCTGGCGGGACGTGTGGGTGCAGCGCGACCGCACCCCGGACGGTCCCTTCCCGTTCGCGCCGCCCGTGCTGGGCTTCGCGCCCCACATCGCCGCCGAACTGGCCGAACGCGGCTGGGTGGCGCACCTGACCCTGACGCACACCAAGGAACACGCCTCGGCGGTCGTGATCCTGGAGGCGCGTTGA
- a CDS encoding aldo/keto reductase, with protein MTFLPAEAPRLGLGLAALGRPGYINLGHGADLADRSVDGLRAQAWAVLDEAWAAGVRYFDTARSYGLGEAFLGGWLAARGLGPGPGVRVGSKWGYTYVADWRADAPTHEVKTHDLATLTRQWPETLAALGRTPDAYLIHSATLDSGVLENRGVLGQLAELSASGVRVGLSTSGPAQADTLRRALAVRVDGVSPFRVVQATWNVLDPSAGAALAEAYAAGWTVVVKEGVANGRLTAHGLTGRGDVPASLARLAHEHGVTPDAVALAAVLAQPWADVVLSGASTTGQLAQNLAALRLTLPVDALRDLRRPPAEYWAARAALPWQ; from the coding sequence ATGACCTTCCTTCCTGCTGAGGCGCCCCGACTGGGGCTGGGACTGGCGGCGCTGGGCCGCCCCGGGTACATCAATCTCGGGCACGGCGCGGACCTCGCGGACCGCAGCGTGGATGGGCTGCGTGCGCAGGCGTGGGCGGTGCTGGACGAGGCCTGGGCGGCGGGCGTGCGGTATTTCGACACGGCGCGCAGTTACGGACTGGGCGAGGCGTTCCTGGGTGGCTGGCTGGCCGCGCGCGGGCTCGGGCCGGGGCCGGGCGTGCGGGTGGGCAGCAAGTGGGGGTACACGTACGTCGCGGACTGGCGCGCGGACGCACCGACGCACGAGGTCAAGACCCACGACCTCGCCACGCTGACGCGGCAGTGGCCGGAGACCCTGGCGGCGCTGGGGCGCACGCCGGACGCTTATCTGATCCACTCGGCGACGCTGGACTCCGGCGTGCTGGAGAACCGGGGGGTGCTGGGGCAACTGGCGGAATTGTCCGCGTCGGGCGTGCGGGTGGGCCTGTCCACGAGCGGCCCCGCGCAGGCGGACACGCTGCGGCGGGCGCTGGCGGTGCGGGTGGACGGCGTGAGTCCCTTCCGCGTGGTGCAGGCCACCTGGAACGTGCTGGACCCCTCGGCCGGCGCAGCCCTGGCCGAGGCGTACGCGGCGGGCTGGACGGTCGTCGTGAAGGAGGGCGTGGCGAACGGCCGCCTGACCGCCCACGGCCTGACCGGGCGCGGCGACGTGCCCGCGTCCCTGGCCCGGCTGGCCCACGAGCACGGGGTTACGCCGGACGCCGTGGCCCTCGCAGCGGTGCTGGCACAGCCCTGGGCGGACGTGGTCCTCAGCGGCGCCAGCACGACCGGGCAGCTGGCGCAGAACCTCGCCGCGCTGCGCCTGACCCTCCCGGTGGACGCGCTGCGCGACCTCAGGCGCCCGCCGGCCGAGTACTGGGCGGCCCGCGCCGCGCTGCCCTGGCAGTAG
- the der gene encoding ribosome biogenesis GTPase Der, whose protein sequence is MHKVAIVGRPNVGKSSLFNRLIGRREAVVADFPGVTRDAKEGLMLYHNHRITLIDTGGLWSGDEWEEAIRQKAEWAMEGAQAIIFVLDPREGLSAADYEVADWLRRLNKPVIIAANKIDSPKHEVYMAELWGLGFGEPLPISAEHARGLDDLMDRVLTHMPEDTEDVPEIAPIRISLIGRPNVGKSSLLNAITQTDRAIVADQPGTTRDSLDVEWDYGGQRFVLVDTAGIRKKPDTAIEDYAIQRSQAAIERSDLIWLVLNAGELGDHELKLANLAYDSGKPVIVVVNKWDLVPDEDLKRVEKDLNQKLNHISYAPRVYTSAINEYGIHDMLAEAMKLHEKWQSRIPTSELNRWLEVWQMRQAVPNFHGKKLKMYFMTQVETAPPTFAIFCNRADFVTRAYEGFLQNRIREDLQLAGIPVRLKWKEKGPYKREKKNEADE, encoded by the coding sequence ATGCATAAAGTCGCCATCGTCGGCCGACCCAACGTCGGCAAGTCCAGCCTGTTCAACCGCCTCATCGGCCGCCGCGAGGCCGTCGTCGCCGACTTCCCCGGCGTGACCCGCGACGCGAAAGAAGGCCTGATGCTGTACCACAACCACCGCATCACCCTGATCGACACAGGGGGCCTCTGGAGCGGGGACGAGTGGGAAGAAGCCATCCGCCAGAAGGCCGAGTGGGCCATGGAAGGCGCGCAGGCCATCATCTTCGTCCTCGACCCCCGCGAGGGCCTGTCCGCCGCCGACTACGAGGTCGCCGACTGGCTGCGCCGCCTGAACAAACCCGTCATCATCGCCGCGAACAAGATCGACAGCCCCAAGCACGAGGTCTACATGGCGGAACTGTGGGGCCTGGGCTTCGGGGAACCCCTCCCCATCAGCGCCGAGCACGCCCGCGGCCTCGATGACCTCATGGACCGCGTCCTGACGCACATGCCCGAGGACACCGAGGACGTCCCCGAGATCGCCCCCATCCGCATCAGCCTGATCGGCCGACCCAACGTCGGCAAGAGCAGCCTCCTGAACGCCATCACCCAGACCGACCGCGCCATCGTCGCCGACCAGCCCGGCACCACCCGCGACAGCCTGGACGTCGAATGGGACTACGGCGGGCAGCGCTTCGTGCTCGTGGACACCGCCGGGATCCGCAAGAAACCCGACACCGCCATCGAGGACTACGCCATCCAGCGCTCCCAGGCCGCCATCGAACGCAGCGACCTGATCTGGCTGGTGCTGAACGCCGGGGAACTCGGCGATCACGAACTGAAACTCGCGAACCTCGCGTACGACAGCGGTAAACCCGTCATCGTCGTCGTGAACAAATGGGACCTCGTGCCCGACGAGGACCTCAAACGCGTCGAGAAGGACCTCAACCAGAAACTCAACCACATCTCTTACGCGCCGCGCGTGTACACCAGCGCCATCAACGAGTACGGCATTCACGACATGCTCGCCGAGGCCATGAAACTCCACGAGAAATGGCAGAGCCGCATCCCCACCAGCGAACTCAACCGCTGGCTGGAAGTCTGGCAGATGCGTCAGGCCGTCCCGAACTTCCACGGGAAGAAACTCAAGATGTACTTCATGACCCAGGTGGAAACCGCGCCCCCCACATTCGCGATCTTCTGCAACCGCGCCGACTTCGTCACCCGCGCGTACGAGGGCTTCCTGCAGAACCGCATCCGCGAGGACCTGCAACTCGCCGGGATTCCCGTCCGCCTGAAATGGAAGGAAAAGGGCCCCTACAAACGCGAGAAGAAAAACGAAGCCGACGAGTAA
- the cax gene encoding calcium/proton exchanger: MFMKALLAFIPVSLVLKYGVHAPPMWIFFTAVLAIVPLADWLRKATEHVAVHAGPTIGGLLNVTFGNMAEIIIAIFILISGNTQVVKAQITGSIIGNALLGLGLAIVAAGFVRGGGRQKFNAANAGQLSAMLFLTVITLTLPAIFDYTEQLPAFAAEAGTRANLDERLSIGVAILLIVVYLLNLVYTLVTHKDVFAIPEGEAGHGHGPEKPWSLPVALGVLLGGTALIALESEMLSGALEATASTLGLSEFFLGIIVLAIVGNFAEYLAAVYFARKGQMDLAVNIGLGATIQVALLTAPLLVIIGALLGHPMNLVFSSPLELIAIIAVALIVTSVTKDGETTWFEGVLLIAVYIALALAFYFVTPRGAEEAGLILRALGA; encoded by the coding sequence ATGTTCATGAAAGCCCTGCTGGCGTTCATCCCGGTCAGCCTCGTGCTGAAGTACGGCGTGCACGCCCCGCCCATGTGGATCTTCTTCACGGCCGTGCTGGCGATCGTGCCGCTGGCCGACTGGCTGCGCAAGGCCACCGAGCACGTCGCCGTGCACGCCGGGCCCACCATCGGCGGGCTGCTGAACGTCACCTTCGGGAACATGGCGGAAATCATCATCGCGATCTTCATCCTGATCAGCGGGAACACGCAGGTCGTGAAGGCGCAGATCACCGGGTCGATCATCGGGAACGCGCTGCTGGGGCTGGGCCTCGCGATCGTCGCGGCGGGCTTCGTCAGGGGCGGCGGGCGGCAGAAGTTCAACGCCGCGAACGCCGGGCAGCTGTCCGCCATGCTGTTCCTGACCGTCATCACCCTGACCCTCCCGGCGATCTTCGACTACACCGAGCAGCTCCCCGCCTTCGCCGCCGAGGCGGGCACCCGGGCGAACCTCGACGAGCGCCTGAGCATCGGCGTGGCCATCCTGCTGATCGTCGTGTACCTGCTGAACCTCGTGTACACCCTGGTCACCCACAAGGACGTGTTCGCCATCCCCGAGGGCGAGGCCGGGCACGGGCACGGCCCGGAGAAACCCTGGTCGCTGCCGGTCGCGCTGGGCGTCCTGCTGGGCGGCACCGCCCTGATCGCCCTGGAATCCGAGATGCTCTCCGGCGCGCTGGAAGCCACCGCGAGCACCCTGGGCCTCAGCGAGTTCTTCCTGGGGATCATCGTGCTGGCCATCGTCGGGAACTTCGCGGAGTACCTCGCCGCCGTGTACTTCGCCCGCAAGGGCCAGATGGACCTCGCCGTGAACATCGGCCTGGGCGCCACCATCCAGGTCGCGCTGCTCACCGCGCCGCTGCTGGTCATCATCGGGGCGCTGCTGGGTCACCCCATGAACCTCGTGTTCAGCTCCCCGCTGGAACTCATCGCGATCATCGCCGTGGCCCTGATCGTCACGAGCGTCACCAAGGACGGCGAGACCACCTGGTTCGAGGGCGTGCTCCTGATCGCGGTGTACATCGCCCTGGCACTGGCGTTCTACTTCGTCACGCCGCGCGGCGCCGAGGAGGCCGGACTGATCCTGCGGGCCCTGGGCGCGTAA